Genomic DNA from Leishmania donovani BPK282A1 complete genome, chromosome 32:
tctccaccctggaaggaggcgctcgtgtgtgtgtgtgtgtacaaGCCGTGGTGCGCGCGCAGTTTATCCACTGGTTCAATCAATGTTTTTGGTTGTTTGGTTTGGCGCTCTCGTGTTGGCCGTGTGccgtgtttttttttttcgtgtgtgtgcgtgcatacAGGCGGTTGCTTTCAATGTGGTAAAGGGGCAAGAAGAGAAAGTCATGCCGAACCCCCACCTTCTCTccgaagaggagaggcagagagacagcagACGAGGCCGCGCCTATGAATGATGTGCGTGGCTATCGTCtgtgtcccccccccctcccacacacacttcTCTTATTTGCTTTCTTTGACAGGACATGCGTCCTCCCGAAGCCCTCTCGTCGTGTGCGAGCGTGAGATGGAGCGCATTCGGGACGCAACACAGAGGGGACTGCGGGGAGTGGGGAACTGTGATCCATGTGGAAGGGTGTGCAGGTGCAAAGGGTTGGTAACGATCGCtacttttctctctctgccttcttGCCAtccttgccgctgcggtggtggtgtggtggtgcgcagGGTGATGCTCACGTGCCCGCCCTCTCTTAAACCCCCTCCTTCACACACGCCATGGCGATAATGGTTGCGTTTGTGTGGATATGTGACAAATCCGCTTTCTCGCCTGATTCTTTTTCGTGGCGTATGTCTGTTGTGTGTCTCTTTCTCGGGTTCGTGACAAcgtgcccccctctccctggGGGAGATGACGCTTCTACGTTTGTTAAGGCTGGCTCGTGTACTTAATGGATCAGAGTATGCCTCCGTGTGTTCCGTGAACAGCGAGATCAAGGGAAAACGGAAAGGTCTCCTAAcgaccgaaaaaaaaagaagcgggACTAAGATGACAGGATTGACGAAGGGCGTTCGGCTCACGTATTCCGTATAGCGTGGCGAGGCAGTCACCGGGAAAGTCGAGGGTGAACTGTctggtgggggggggagagggataCGAGAGTAGGAATGGAGTGTGGAAGCGTGGGAGGAAAGGTAGAAAGACCACGTGTACTGTACATTCAGTTGGGCACAAGCACCTACCAAGCGGCATGAACGGCATGCGCCGTGCCACTCAGCTCTTCTTTGCTGTCAGTACGTCttctttcccctccccacactcGCCGCTACCCCGCCTCAGCGGCGTAGCGATGCGTTGCTGCAGCATAACTGCTTCTTGTCTCACATGTGCCGCGCCAACTTGCGGAGCAGAGCGTCcacgtttgtgtgtgccaccttttccttccttcctctcACCCTGCATCTCTCTGCTCTTCTTGCACTGCTTTCGATccacccccttttccctcccctctctcacgcgtCCGCGCTTCCCCGGGCTTTACATGTTTTCTGTGCCTCATTTCCTCGTGGGAACATCGGTGGCTAACCACTCCTCCCGCTTCGTCAACCATATCAAAATAATCGAACACACATGCACTGtgcctcctcgtcccctGCTGGCGCTATCCCACTCCCGCCCACGTGCCTGCGTTCGTGCGCGTCTCTTTCTTTATTTGCCtaacgctgctgcggcttcaATAATCGCCGTGCAGGAAGTGAGGAACAACTCTCGTGCGTCTCAACAAAAATGGTCAAGCCGCACTTGCGCCACTACCAGGTGGTCGGCCGCGAGTCGCCCTCGGAGAAGAACCCGGAGCCGACTGTGTACAAGTTTGAGGTGTTCGCCCCAAACTTCGTCGTCGCCAAGAGTCGTTTCTGGCGCATGATGAGGGTCAAGAACAAGGTCAAGGCCACGCACGGTGACGTGCTCTCCTGCAAGGTCGTGAAGGATGCGAAGCTGGTGGCGCGCAACTACCTGGTCGACATCGCGTACTACagccagcgctgcggctaCACGCGCATGGTCAAGGAGTTCCGCGACGTCTCCAAGACCGGCGCCGTGAGCCAGGCGTACCACGACCTGGCctcccgccaccgcgcccgcTACCACAACATCGAGGTGCTGAACGTGAAGAGCATCCCGGACCACGAGGTGAAGCACCTGAGCATTGCCCAATACCACGCTCCGAACCTGTCCTtcccgctcctgcagcgccgcatcaaGGCAGCCCGCAAGGACCGTGCCATCTTCGTCAAGAAGAACACGAagcgcgcggtggtggcgtaaggggagggggtgcggtCTCGGGTGCTTTGCCCACATCGGCACGAGCGCATCCACAGGAGCGTCTGCgcgggcgggggggggtgcgcACGCTGGCCTGGGCGCTTGTGCGCtagtgcatgtgcgtgcagtCTTCTTTCGCGGTGCTGTGCTCTCTGTCGTGCGCGGGTGCTTCTGGCGCCCACTTCCCTCGTCTCATTTTTTCGgttccccttctttttttgttcgctTTTGCGTCTCCTTtacgtgaaaaaaaaaaagcactCGTGCacaacgaagagagagcagcgaagGAGGTTCCACTCACAAACGGAGAACTTTGAGTAGCCAGCACTTACTTGTGTGATGGACGATACTCCTCCCCCTCAGTGGCCCATCTGGGTCGTGCCGCCTCCAATCCCACCCCGCTTGATGCGTCGTGAACACAGCCCGTATACACATCGAGGATGGGTCGCTTTCACGCGGTGAGAAATCGGAGAAGGGAGGCGAGGGACCGAAAGGTATGTTGTGCGGCGGGCTTTTGTTCGCAAACTGCCGGGTGCGTGCTGTACAGTGGGCATAACACGCAGCCCGTCACTGTTGTTAAGTACGGCTTCTTGTTCCCcgtttggggggggggaggggctctCCCaacgaggggggagggcagaaTGTGACCAGTAAcgtgagggagagacagacatCCAGACGCAGGTACGCATGCAGATACACACACCTTTCGCCTCTCGTGTGACGCGCCTTCCCCTCCATTTTCCCGATCACCTCACCCTCGCCTCTACTGAGGCGCCTTTTTAGCAGcgcatgtttttttttttcattaTATCGGATCCGTCAGAGGTATACAGACAGACggatacgcacacacacacacacacacatgtatatGCGTATATGCATACCTGCTACACGCAAACCACCGCCAACCCCtaaacgaaaaggaaaaggtaTTAGCTACTGAACACACAGACACTTCTGTGCTCTTCACATTTCGGTATTTCGGTCTCTCTGCGCCTGTCGCCCCAAACCCCCTGGCTCGCTCCACACTCCCAGCATTAGCTGTGAAGGCGGCTCCTGTCGTCTCTTTCCTCTatcccccccctcctcacacAGTGTGCTGTGGAACCTCGGAAGTAACGCCCCTTCGACGCGCCCTACTGCACCGCGTTAGCGGTCGCTGCCCTATCCGCGTGGCGCATTCGTGCATCgcgaggggcagcagcacacgacAGCGGATACCTCCTGTGTCTTCACTCTTCGAAGCGCATACACAATCCGGCGTGGTGCCCGCAATTTCATTGCGCCTTTCCAGTGAGACGGCACTCACCCTTTCCGCTTCTGCCGCCATCATGCCCACCGTTCCCTCTTCAACTCCGTCGCCCGCCTCCGCACCCAGTGTGGAGGTGCCGCCAGGCAAAGTGTGGCTGAACGCCGACGAGCCGAATGACGAGTACTCGCTGTTCTGCACCGAGGCGATCCCGCCGAAGGTGCCAGGCACAGTTCGCATTTGGGTGGACGGCTGCTTCGACATGCTCCACTTTGGGCACGCGAATGCACTGCGTCAGGCACGTCGACTCGGCGACGAGCTCTTTGTCGGGTGCCACAGTGATGAGGAGGTAATGCGCTTCAAGGGGCCGCCGATCATGCACGCCGAGGAGCGCTatgaggcgctgcgggcgtGCAAATGGGTCGACTACGTTGTCGAGAACTATCCCTACTGCACACGGCTCAAGGATGTCGAGCGGTTGGAGATTGACTACGTCGTTCACGGTGACGATATCTCCGTCGACTTGAATGGCCGCAACTCGTACCAGGAAATCATCGATGCCGGCAAGTTCAAGGTGGTGAAGCGCACCGAGGGCATCTCCACGACAGACCTGGTGGGACGCATGCTCCTATGCACCAAGAACCACATGCTCAAGTCAGTGgacgaggtgcagctggagAGCTCCCTGTTCGAGCACAGCCCCACTATGCACTGCCTGACTACGTCCCGCAAGATTGTGCAGTTCAGCAACAACTCGAGCCCCAAGTCAGGCGACCGTATCGTCTATGTGGACGGGAGTTTCGATCTCTTTCATATTGGCCACATCCGCGTTTTGCAGAAGGCGCGCGAGTTGGGCGACTACGTCATTGCCGGCGTGTATGAAGATCAGGTGGTGAATGAGCACAAAGGCAAGAACTACCCAATCATGAACCTCAACGAGCGTGTGCTCGGCGTCCTGTCGTGCCGTTACGTTGACGAAGTGGTGATGGGCGTGCCGTTTGACGTCAGCAAGGATGTGATTGACGGCCTCCACATTAACGTGGTCGTAGGCGGCAAGTTCTCGGACCTGGTGgtagaggagggagggagtacAAGATACAAGGTGCCCAAGGCGATGGGCATCTACCACGAAGTGGACTCGGGCTGCACCCTCTCGACGGACTCCCTTATCGACCGCGTGGTCGAAAACCGCCTCGCCTTTCTGAAGCGGCAGGCGGAAAAGCAGATCAAGGACAAGAAGAGTCAGGAGATAAAGCCGGACGACTACCGCAATGTGCGGGAGGTGAGCTAGCGTAGTGGGCTGGAGGAAAGACACAGAGgagctgcgtgtgtgtgtgggggggggggtggagaggcCGCCAAAGGTGCAAACGGCGGgagcgaggggggaggaggagcgggaggaaAGAGGGCTTGAGGGAAAGCGAACGTTGTTGTCGGACTCTCTTGCCACCAAGGGGAACCACTCTCCTCTTTTGAGTGgtttggtgtgtgcgtgtgcaggtcGCGGCTGACCTTCCACCTCggtgctcttctccttctctcttggCGCTTCAGTTTGCCGAATCCCATGCAGTGTTGCCTTCAGCGTGGTGTTGCGGCGAGCTCGCCCGTATTCTCACCGTTGGCGTTCATTTGCCTCGGCGGTGCCTTGCCTTTCTatctctctgtgcctcctTAGCGGTTGCTGGCCTCGAATTTTTGTTTTGCGTACCTTACGTTGCtggccgcgacggcgcacatagctgccggtgccgcacAGCACCGAAACAGCAGATGCCCTCCCACGAAGACACT
This window encodes:
- a CDS encoding ethanolamine-phosphate cytidylyltransferase, putative, producing the protein MPTVPSSTPSPASAPSVEVPPGKVWLNADEPNDEYSLFCTEAIPPKVPGTVRIWVDGCFDMLHFGHANALRQARRLGDELFVGCHSDEEVMRFKGPPIMHAEERYEALRACKWVDYVVENYPYCTRLKDVERLEIDYVVHGDDISVDLNGRNSYQEIIDAGKFKVVKRTEGISTTDLVGRMLLCTKNHMLKSVDEVQLESSLFEHSPTMHCLTTSRKIVQFSNNSSPKSGDRIVYVDGSFDLFHIGHIRVLQKARELGDYVIAGVYEDQVVNEHKGKNYPIMNLNERVLGVLSCRYVDEVVMGVPFDVSKDVIDGLHINVVVGGKFSDLVVEEGGSTRYKVPKAMGIYHEVDSGCTLSTDSLIDRVVENRLAFLKRQAEKQIKDKKSQEIKPDDYRNVREVS